The Fulvivirga ligni genome window below encodes:
- a CDS encoding heparan-alpha-glucosaminide N-acetyltransferase domain-containing protein — protein MEALQNKRILAIDFGRGMSVLVMILVHTLWVYGSIETQRDSSLGHVIHFIGKGTAMFLVSMGVSFVLSSRQSVAGSMQRGLVILGVGYLMNVLKFIVPLELFHTMPEGFLQDYGWARPLSLDKLIWLATIGDILQLAGVALFFMGCANRYVKNKYILLVIALFIALPSRFLSGVSTDIPVLHYLCELFFSDAWHVYFPVFPWMSFMFAGMFLGRYYKEMQNDQDLLFKKMLQYGLIFLVVGGALCYYNFTYHFGDFFHLGPGGAFYLLGLNLIVLWVIHVLLKYMGDNYFVYLVYYCSRNVTSLYVIQWTLVFWGTMIFGYKDKSSLQIAFIMPIMILATLSVNFILGWIRNK, from the coding sequence ATGGAGGCACTTCAAAATAAAAGAATTTTAGCCATAGACTTTGGTCGAGGGATGAGTGTACTGGTGATGATACTGGTACACACATTATGGGTTTACGGAAGTATTGAAACTCAGCGAGATTCTTCACTAGGACATGTCATTCACTTTATAGGTAAGGGAACAGCTATGTTTTTAGTATCTATGGGAGTTTCATTTGTTCTTTCCAGCAGACAGAGCGTGGCAGGTTCCATGCAAAGAGGCCTTGTTATATTAGGTGTAGGATATCTAATGAATGTTTTGAAATTTATAGTGCCACTAGAGCTGTTTCACACCATGCCAGAAGGCTTCCTTCAAGACTACGGTTGGGCCAGACCGCTAAGTTTAGATAAGCTCATTTGGCTGGCTACTATTGGAGATATTCTACAATTAGCCGGCGTTGCGCTGTTTTTTATGGGATGTGCTAACCGGTACGTGAAAAATAAGTACATTTTATTAGTGATAGCTCTATTCATAGCCCTTCCTTCTCGTTTTCTATCCGGCGTTTCTACTGATATCCCTGTGTTACATTACCTATGTGAATTATTTTTTAGTGATGCCTGGCATGTTTATTTTCCGGTGTTTCCCTGGATGTCGTTTATGTTTGCTGGTATGTTTCTCGGTCGTTATTATAAAGAAATGCAAAATGATCAAGACTTACTGTTCAAGAAAATGTTGCAATATGGACTTATCTTCCTAGTGGTGGGGGGTGCATTATGTTATTATAATTTTACCTATCATTTTGGTGATTTCTTTCATTTGGGGCCGGGAGGTGCATTTTATCTTTTAGGATTAAATTTAATTGTACTTTGGGTGATACATGTCCTTTTAAAATATATGGGAGATAACTACTTTGTCTATCTTGTATATTATTGCAGTAGAAATGTGACCTCGCTATACGTCATTCAGTGGACACTGGTGTTTTGGGGTACCATGATATTTGGCTATAAAGATAAATCTTCACTTCAAATCGCATTCATAATGCCTATAATGATTCTGGCAACTTTAAGTGTCAATTTCATATTAGGATGGATCAGGAATAAATAA
- a CDS encoding GNAT family N-acetyltransferase — MSFIIHPNNNRKPAFRKHINGIGVFELYTFDVESESKYIHQWVNQDYAKYWGMQNTSLDQVKSAYQDIVNDHTQVFMAYYNNAPIFLLEWYDPLRDVIGKYYDVQRGDAGMHILIAPPKKKIAHFTWHVFTTIMDFIFSDEEVSRIVVEPDIRNEKIHVLNKKAGFQYDKPLDLPHKTAHLAFCTRANYNIARSENDLDGSVATATDPAKAVTHLNTRNWSKANSIFIRKAIGEFTHELILQPKRFEKGNNGYDHYALSSDKPGTIYYFRARKLALDHWSIDETSITKKVNDETAPLDGLSFILDFKNTLGIPAEMLPTYLEEIASTLYGSAYMRHTKTTPVEELIHASYQQIEHAMTAGHPCFVANNGRIGFDTVDYKKYAPEADTSFQLIWLAGHKEQTNFSHISDLTYNDLLATELGDEVLNQFNDKLNSLDVNADEYYFIPVHPWQWFNKLASIFSPDIANKRLIYLGKGGDQYLAQQSIRTLYNISEPTKFYVKTSLSILNMGFMRGLSPYYMKGTPAITEWVNDTLGKDQYLKEQGFEMLGEVATIGYRNFYFEELGRTNAYNKMLSALWRESPSSELVSGQTLMTMAALLHVDEDNRSLAAELINASDLSVEEWLQSYLKCYMKPLLHCFYKYDTVFMPHGENLILVIENNVPVKAIMKDITEEMQVLSSEVALSGEVKRIFADVPENIRLLSIFTDIFDCFFRFLSAILEEQEVCVEDTFWNTVAVVICEYQQEWPQYEKKFLKYDLFTEEFDRSCLNRLQLKNNKQMVNLADPAAALQFFGKLKNPVAAFRKVVMEGKV, encoded by the coding sequence ATGTCTTTTATAATTCATCCTAACAATAATAGAAAGCCTGCTTTCAGAAAGCATATCAATGGTATTGGTGTATTTGAATTATACACCTTTGATGTAGAAAGTGAGTCAAAGTACATCCACCAGTGGGTAAACCAAGATTACGCAAAATACTGGGGTATGCAGAATACTTCTTTAGATCAGGTTAAATCTGCTTACCAGGATATTGTTAATGATCATACGCAAGTGTTTATGGCATATTATAATAATGCTCCAATCTTTCTGCTAGAGTGGTATGATCCTCTTCGCGATGTGATAGGTAAATACTATGATGTTCAACGCGGTGATGCTGGTATGCATATACTGATTGCTCCTCCAAAGAAGAAAATTGCTCATTTCACCTGGCATGTATTTACTACTATTATGGATTTTATATTCTCTGATGAAGAAGTGAGTAGAATTGTAGTAGAGCCTGATATTAGAAATGAGAAAATTCATGTACTCAATAAAAAAGCCGGGTTTCAATATGATAAGCCTTTAGACTTGCCTCACAAAACAGCCCACTTGGCTTTCTGCACAAGAGCAAATTACAATATTGCGCGAAGTGAAAATGACTTAGATGGATCAGTGGCTACAGCTACTGACCCCGCCAAAGCCGTGACTCATCTGAATACCAGGAACTGGTCAAAAGCTAACTCAATCTTTATAAGAAAAGCTATTGGTGAGTTTACACATGAGTTGATTTTGCAGCCAAAACGGTTTGAAAAAGGCAACAATGGATATGATCACTACGCACTAAGCTCCGACAAGCCTGGAACAATCTATTATTTCAGAGCAAGAAAGCTGGCTTTAGATCATTGGTCCATAGATGAAACGAGCATCACCAAAAAAGTTAATGATGAAACAGCTCCGTTAGATGGATTGTCATTCATTCTGGATTTTAAAAACACATTGGGTATCCCAGCTGAAATGTTGCCTACCTATCTGGAAGAGATTGCCAGCACGCTCTACGGTAGTGCTTATATGCGACACACCAAAACTACTCCGGTGGAAGAGTTGATTCATGCATCATACCAGCAGATAGAGCATGCTATGACCGCCGGTCATCCTTGTTTTGTGGCTAATAATGGTCGCATTGGATTTGATACAGTTGATTATAAAAAATATGCTCCTGAAGCTGATACAAGCTTTCAGTTAATATGGCTGGCTGGTCATAAGGAACAGACTAATTTTTCTCATATTAGCGATCTGACATACAATGATTTACTTGCCACTGAGCTTGGAGATGAGGTATTGAATCAATTTAATGATAAGCTAAATTCTTTAGACGTTAACGCCGATGAGTATTACTTCATACCAGTGCACCCATGGCAATGGTTTAACAAATTGGCAAGTATATTCTCTCCTGACATCGCCAATAAAAGATTGATTTACCTGGGAAAGGGAGGTGATCAATATTTAGCTCAACAGTCCATCAGAACATTATATAATATTTCAGAGCCTACCAAATTCTATGTAAAGACATCGCTTTCTATATTGAATATGGGATTTATGCGCGGCTTATCTCCATATTATATGAAAGGAACCCCGGCCATCACTGAGTGGGTAAATGACACCTTGGGTAAGGATCAATATCTTAAAGAACAGGGGTTTGAAATGTTAGGTGAGGTAGCTACTATCGGATATAGAAACTTTTATTTTGAAGAACTAGGTAGGACCAACGCTTATAATAAGATGCTTTCTGCTTTGTGGAGAGAGAGTCCATCATCTGAGCTGGTTTCCGGACAGACACTCATGACCATGGCAGCATTACTACATGTGGATGAAGACAACCGGTCATTGGCGGCAGAATTAATTAATGCCTCGGATCTATCAGTAGAGGAATGGTTACAGAGCTATCTAAAATGTTATATGAAACCTTTACTTCATTGTTTTTATAAGTATGATACGGTGTTTATGCCACATGGAGAAAACCTTATCCTGGTCATAGAAAATAATGTCCCTGTAAAAGCTATTATGAAAGATATAACGGAGGAGATGCAGGTCTTGAGTAGCGAGGTGGCGCTCAGTGGTGAGGTGAAGAGAATATTTGCCGACGTGCCAGAAAATATCCGTTTACTCTCAATATTCACCGACATATTTGATTGCTTCTTTAGATTTTTAAGTGCCATACTGGAAGAACAGGAAGTATGTGTCGAGGATACATTTTGGAATACAGTAGCAGTAGTGATTTGTGAGTATCAGCAAGAATGGCCTCAATATGAAAAGAAGTTTTTGAAATATGATCTCTTTACTGAAGAGTTCGATAGGTCTTGTCTTAATCGGCTACAGCTTAAAAACAATAAGCAAATGGTGAATCTGGCCGATCCTGCGGCAGCTTTGCAGTTTTTCGGAAAGCTCAAAAACCCTGTTGCTGCATTTAGGAAGGTGGTGATGGAGGGCAAAGTGTAA
- a CDS encoding MFS transporter → MSLRIFLIGMTMLAVVSDSMLHPFFPQFFEETFGVSDPKHVGYYIAAMCFTVMVAFPLWAYVAKRVAELKLLVYTQLAAGLLCVYCFYIHSLTLFWIVSLAMIVFKGSYLLIYPYVMSLVQKEDHASTVGLLSVMVHFGSILGAILGGIAVDSFNPRFIFLIMAAGDFIQMAVSFYLIKSAKYDTNYKLPDEPTESRPLVPNGFILKLGLITMILYGSAYMIRPFFSVYWESISIYDSKVVSGSIYALPALIALLALWLDHKKILSKNGMNAIIPSIMLGIAGLVLQGSQVEWVVIVGRLIYGWAIYHAVIKFDVLLFELSTPKAYATDYSKIHFFQNLGVLITSFGVGVMVDRYGLVIPFWIAGTGFLITLILYFLVFKSSWKWAGKPSISNQ, encoded by the coding sequence ATGAGTCTTAGGATCTTTCTTATAGGTATGACTATGCTGGCAGTGGTAAGTGATTCTATGCTTCACCCTTTCTTTCCTCAGTTTTTTGAAGAGACATTTGGAGTGTCGGACCCAAAACATGTGGGTTACTACATAGCAGCAATGTGCTTTACAGTTATGGTGGCATTTCCTTTATGGGCATATGTTGCTAAGCGAGTAGCGGAGCTCAAATTACTGGTCTATACTCAACTGGCGGCTGGTTTACTGTGTGTTTACTGTTTTTATATTCATTCTCTAACCTTGTTTTGGATAGTGTCTTTGGCCATGATCGTATTTAAGGGAAGTTATTTGCTTATCTATCCGTACGTAATGAGTTTGGTGCAAAAAGAGGACCATGCCAGTACCGTAGGCCTACTTTCAGTGATGGTGCATTTTGGGAGCATTCTGGGCGCTATTTTGGGCGGTATTGCGGTAGACTCGTTTAACCCTAGGTTTATCTTTCTAATTATGGCCGCCGGTGATTTTATTCAAATGGCCGTTAGCTTTTATTTGATAAAAAGTGCTAAGTATGATACCAATTACAAGCTCCCAGACGAACCGACCGAATCAAGACCATTGGTTCCAAACGGTTTCATTTTAAAGTTAGGCCTCATAACAATGATTCTATATGGTAGTGCTTATATGATTAGGCCGTTTTTCTCTGTTTACTGGGAATCAATATCCATTTATGATAGCAAGGTGGTATCAGGCTCAATATATGCTTTGCCAGCCTTGATAGCTCTGCTGGCACTGTGGCTTGATCACAAAAAAATATTATCTAAAAATGGTATGAACGCTATAATTCCTTCCATTATGCTGGGTATTGCCGGCTTAGTGTTACAAGGATCTCAGGTAGAATGGGTAGTTATAGTAGGTAGGCTAATTTACGGATGGGCCATATATCATGCCGTAATAAAATTTGATGTCTTGTTATTTGAATTAAGTACCCCAAAAGCCTATGCCACAGATTACAGCAAGATACATTTCTTTCAGAATTTGGGTGTGCTAATTACCTCATTTGGTGTAGGGGTAATGGTCGATAGATACGGATTAGTCATTCCATTCTGGATAGCTGGAACTGGCTTCTTAATCACACTTATATTGTATTTTCTGGTCTTTAAAAGTTCATGGAAATGGGCAGGGAAGCCTTCAATTTCCAATCAATAA
- a CDS encoding lysine N(6)-hydroxylase/L-ornithine N(5)-oxygenase family protein has translation MNSDKIYDFVGVGVGPFNLGLACLTSTVDELDGIFFDKSDSFNWHPGMMLQDTTLQIPFMADLVTLADPTSPFSFLNYLKKQGRIYSFYIRENFLVLRHEYNKYCQWVIQQLQNIHFKSEVKHISYDKDQSFYLVETKNTQTGKRALFKALRLVLGTGTAPYVPGCCTELKNKAVHSSQYLSSKSELQKKKSITVLGSGQSAAEIFYDLLQGIDHYGYELNWITRSPRFFPLEYSKLTLEMTSPEYVDYFYGLKPEKRDQLINNQKHLYKGINSSLIADIFDLLYTKKLLGDVEVGLRTNSELVNAEFDGVTGKFQLDLYQHEQERAFTHETEGLVLATGYKYRQPEFIKGIENRIKWDEKGRYDVNRNYTIDHDGRDVFVQNAELHTHGFVTPDLGMACYRNSYIIKEMTGREHYPIERSIAFQQFDAPQAIIQNIELV, from the coding sequence ATGAATAGTGATAAAATATATGACTTTGTAGGTGTAGGCGTAGGGCCATTTAATCTTGGCCTGGCTTGCCTTACCTCTACAGTGGATGAATTGGACGGAATTTTTTTTGATAAATCCGATAGTTTTAACTGGCATCCTGGCATGATGCTGCAAGATACTACCTTACAAATTCCATTTATGGCAGATCTTGTAACTCTGGCTGACCCCACCAGCCCATTTAGCTTTCTTAATTATTTGAAAAAACAAGGTAGGATATATTCATTCTATATAAGGGAAAACTTTTTGGTGCTTAGGCATGAGTATAATAAATACTGCCAGTGGGTGATTCAGCAGTTGCAAAACATTCATTTTAAAAGTGAAGTAAAGCATATTTCATATGATAAAGACCAGTCATTCTATCTGGTTGAAACTAAAAATACTCAGACTGGTAAGCGAGCTCTATTTAAAGCACTTCGGCTGGTACTGGGCACAGGAACCGCCCCTTATGTACCGGGTTGCTGTACAGAGCTGAAAAATAAAGCCGTTCATTCTTCTCAATACTTGAGCTCTAAAAGTGAATTGCAAAAGAAGAAGTCAATCACTGTGTTGGGCAGTGGGCAAAGTGCAGCAGAAATTTTTTATGATTTGTTGCAAGGAATAGATCATTATGGCTATGAGCTTAACTGGATAACCAGATCGCCCAGGTTCTTTCCTTTAGAATATAGCAAACTCACCCTGGAAATGACTTCTCCTGAATATGTGGACTATTTCTACGGATTAAAGCCAGAAAAGAGAGATCAGTTGATCAATAATCAAAAGCACCTGTATAAAGGTATTAACAGCTCATTGATCGCCGACATCTTTGACCTTCTTTATACTAAAAAATTATTGGGTGATGTTGAGGTGGGTTTAAGAACTAACTCTGAGTTAGTGAATGCGGAATTTGATGGAGTCACTGGTAAATTTCAGTTAGACCTCTATCAGCATGAGCAAGAGAGGGCATTTACTCATGAAACGGAAGGTCTGGTTTTGGCCACTGGTTATAAATACAGGCAGCCAGAATTTATAAAAGGAATTGAGAATAGGATAAAATGGGATGAAAAAGGCAGATATGATGTGAATAGGAATTATACTATTGATCATGACGGTAGAGATGTTTTTGTGCAAAATGCTGAGCTCCATACGCATGGATTTGTTACGCCAGATTTAGGCATGGCCTGTTATAGAAATTCATATATCATTAAAGAAATGACAGGCAGGGAGCATTACCCTATAGAAAGAAGTATTGCTTTTCAGCAGTTTGATGCACCACAAGCGATAATTCAAAATATTGAATTGGTATAG
- a CDS encoding pyridoxal phosphate-dependent decarboxylase family protein codes for MLQKSYAHQLLDGLTKDQLYKYIFSELPENKAYYQKSMNQAVNAIVEHLENRNEPFSGASLEEVKVRFSKIFIDDTGYGATLHEVLDELKELYLNDAISFHNRKYVAHLNCPILTPALAAEVIISSINTSMDTWDQSAGGTFIELKLIDWTLNKIGYPVDSDGIFTSGGTQSNMMGLLLARDHFIHQRYKIDPKVDGLPPEATRFRIFCSEVSHFSLKKNAALLGLGQKSIVSVPVNEYYQMDTHTLIHAIEKERLSGNIPIAIVGTAGTTDFSSIDPLSDIAEVAETYNLWFHVDAAYGGGLVLSDKHCYKLKGIELSDSATIDYHKTFFQPVSSSGFFMRNKTHVDYIKYHADYLNSKEQEEEGLPNMVKKSIQTTRRFDALKLWMTLRMMGRKKLGQYIDDIIYLAQQTALMLRERGKFEVLNQPEISAIVFRYNPIPGTRIDLCSVNAHIRKAMFNEGKALIASTKVKGQVYLKFTLLNPLTELKDLEEIADIIQKHGEEYFRNN; via the coding sequence ATGCTGCAGAAGAGCTATGCTCATCAACTACTAGATGGGCTTACTAAAGATCAATTATACAAGTACATATTTAGCGAGCTTCCTGAAAACAAAGCTTACTATCAGAAGAGCATGAACCAGGCGGTAAATGCTATAGTGGAGCATCTTGAAAATCGTAATGAACCTTTTAGCGGAGCTTCTCTGGAGGAAGTAAAAGTTCGGTTTTCTAAAATATTTATAGACGATACTGGTTACGGCGCCACTTTACATGAGGTTTTGGATGAGCTGAAAGAGCTTTACCTAAATGATGCTATTTCATTTCATAATCGTAAGTATGTAGCACATTTAAATTGTCCCATTCTTACTCCTGCCTTGGCCGCTGAGGTCATTATCAGTTCGATAAATACTTCCATGGATACTTGGGATCAAAGTGCTGGAGGCACTTTCATTGAGCTAAAACTCATAGACTGGACACTGAACAAGATAGGATATCCCGTTGATAGTGACGGAATATTCACCAGCGGAGGTACTCAATCAAATATGATGGGATTACTGTTGGCAAGAGACCATTTCATTCATCAGCGCTATAAGATAGATCCGAAGGTGGACGGCTTGCCACCTGAAGCTACCAGGTTTCGCATCTTTTGTTCGGAAGTGAGCCACTTTAGTCTGAAGAAAAATGCAGCGTTGCTTGGGTTAGGGCAAAAATCTATAGTGTCTGTGCCCGTTAATGAGTATTATCAAATGGATACGCATACACTCATCCATGCCATTGAGAAAGAGCGGCTTTCAGGTAATATTCCTATTGCTATAGTAGGCACGGCCGGAACTACAGATTTTAGTTCTATTGATCCATTGTCAGATATTGCAGAGGTAGCAGAAACTTATAACCTATGGTTTCATGTAGATGCTGCATATGGAGGAGGGTTAGTACTTAGTGATAAGCACTGCTATAAGCTGAAAGGAATTGAGCTTTCTGATTCTGCCACAATAGATTACCATAAAACCTTCTTCCAACCTGTGAGCTCCAGTGGTTTTTTTATGAGAAACAAAACCCATGTAGATTATATAAAATACCATGCTGATTACCTTAACTCAAAAGAGCAGGAGGAAGAAGGCTTGCCCAATATGGTTAAGAAATCAATACAGACCACCCGTAGATTCGATGCCCTGAAGCTATGGATGACTCTGCGTATGATGGGTCGAAAAAAGCTTGGTCAATACATTGATGATATCATTTACCTGGCCCAGCAAACGGCTCTTATGCTTCGAGAGCGAGGAAAATTTGAAGTTCTGAATCAACCGGAAATAAGCGCTATTGTATTTAGATATAATCCAATTCCTGGCACCAGGATAGATTTGTGCAGCGTGAATGCTCACATAAGAAAAGCCATGTTTAATGAAGGTAAAGCCTTGATAGCCAGCACTAAGGTGAAGGGGCAGGTTTATTTGAAATTTACTTTGCTGAATCCATTAACAGAACTCAAAGACCTGGAAGAGATTGCTGATATTATACAGAAACATGGTGAAGAATACTTCAGAAACAATTAA
- a CDS encoding response regulator yields MHTILVVDDFASIRKVIADNLKKYGFETLEAGDGEEALEILREAKTKIDLVLTDYNMPYMDGFGLLKAIKGDEDLKNYPVVLLTSEKANDKKLMAKEAGLNAWIEKPYKIDSFINIIKYTIEKNNKDVGI; encoded by the coding sequence ATGCACACCATTTTAGTAGTTGACGATTTCGCTAGTATCAGGAAAGTAATAGCCGATAATTTAAAGAAATATGGCTTTGAAACACTTGAAGCTGGCGATGGAGAGGAAGCGCTAGAAATACTAAGAGAAGCTAAAACCAAAATTGACTTGGTCTTAACTGACTATAATATGCCATATATGGATGGTTTTGGTCTTTTAAAGGCTATCAAGGGTGATGAGGACCTGAAAAATTATCCTGTGGTACTTCTCACCTCCGAAAAGGCGAACGATAAAAAGTTGATGGCAAAAGAGGCGGGGTTAAACGCCTGGATAGAAAAGCCTTACAAGATCGACAGCTTTATCAATATTATAAAGTACACTATTGAGAAAAATAATAAGGATGTCGGAATATGA
- a CDS encoding chemotaxis protein CheA encodes MSEYDQMFKEEGHEQLEIAEQALLSYEANPDVNFIEEAFRALHTFKGGAHIFSLTHLGDFAHMIESVLDGMRQNLFDRELKITDKLLIYIDHLKKMMDDPELNKKDLLAKNQVLLREIESIASKVSDSIKNTDQSKERAMLEAFIEEENQENVSTYYLSITPVAEIDLSSGHPAINIIEDIQELGQEKLQVDYVDVDNQVIKHWDLYLACQSTKEDLESQFMFIEDELVLNIHKVANFNLFKELGFDELLCALNKIPAVEKLNELSAYVMSLKESLVTTEDNTNSGNNGQPNSTIRVSTDKIDALMNLVSELVTDQGSLKRLSKQFEDPYFEGVVENIERHIRQLRDVAFDMSLVPIDRLTGKFRRLVRDCSLSVGKDIDFHVSGENTELDKIFIDKLSDPIVHILRNCVDHGIESADERRAMGKDEKGRITLDTFYSGAYVHIEISDDGRGINEDQVRKKAIQSGLVTADSILSREMVLSLIFEPGFSTAQKVTHVSGRGVGMDVVKKNIESIHGEVIVKSEAGKGTKFTIKVPLTLSIIDGLLIKADHLSFVIPIVDIDKCYEIKSESLLDNFDNLLMLDGEAIPFVGLRSELALNTMQIPDCSNIITVKCRNKKVAIIADSIIDKVQAVIKPISSYYKEQEFVAGATILGDGVVALVLDVNKLVAQKTKNK; translated from the coding sequence ATGTCGGAATATGATCAGATGTTTAAGGAAGAGGGGCATGAACAGCTAGAAATCGCTGAACAAGCCTTATTATCCTACGAAGCCAACCCTGATGTCAACTTTATAGAAGAGGCATTTAGGGCCTTACACACCTTCAAGGGTGGAGCGCATATATTTTCTTTAACCCATCTCGGAGATTTTGCTCATATGATTGAATCAGTACTGGATGGTATGAGGCAAAACCTTTTCGATAGAGAGTTAAAGATCACAGATAAATTGCTCATCTATATTGATCATTTAAAGAAAATGATGGACGATCCGGAACTTAATAAAAAAGATCTGCTGGCTAAGAATCAGGTTTTATTAAGAGAAATTGAAAGCATAGCATCAAAGGTGTCGGATTCAATTAAAAATACTGATCAAAGCAAAGAGAGAGCCATGTTAGAGGCTTTTATTGAAGAGGAGAATCAAGAGAACGTAAGTACTTATTATTTGTCAATTACCCCTGTTGCGGAAATTGATTTGTCCTCAGGGCACCCTGCAATAAACATCATAGAAGATATTCAGGAATTGGGACAAGAAAAATTACAAGTTGATTATGTAGATGTTGATAATCAAGTAATTAAGCATTGGGACCTTTATTTGGCCTGTCAGTCCACAAAAGAAGATTTAGAGTCGCAGTTCATGTTTATTGAAGATGAGCTTGTGCTTAATATTCATAAAGTTGCCAATTTCAATCTATTTAAAGAATTAGGATTTGACGAATTGTTGTGTGCGCTGAATAAAATTCCGGCCGTAGAAAAACTTAACGAATTGTCAGCCTACGTGATGTCCCTTAAAGAATCTTTAGTGACAACTGAGGATAATACTAATTCAGGGAATAACGGTCAGCCTAATAGCACCATTCGAGTGTCTACAGACAAAATAGATGCTTTAATGAACCTGGTCAGTGAATTAGTGACAGATCAAGGCAGTCTTAAAAGACTTTCAAAACAATTTGAAGACCCATATTTTGAGGGGGTGGTGGAAAACATTGAACGTCATATTCGTCAGTTGAGGGATGTTGCTTTTGATATGAGTTTAGTACCCATTGATAGACTTACTGGTAAATTTAGGAGGCTCGTTAGAGATTGTTCATTGTCTGTTGGTAAAGATATTGATTTTCACGTCAGTGGGGAAAATACCGAATTAGATAAAATATTTATAGATAAGCTCTCCGATCCAATAGTTCATATTCTACGCAATTGTGTAGATCATGGTATAGAATCAGCAGATGAGCGACGTGCTATGGGTAAGGACGAAAAGGGACGAATTACATTAGATACATTTTATTCTGGGGCTTATGTGCATATAGAAATTAGTGACGACGGAAGAGGTATAAATGAAGATCAGGTAAGGAAAAAAGCAATTCAATCTGGACTGGTAACTGCTGATAGCATTTTATCAAGAGAAATGGTTTTATCCTTAATTTTTGAACCGGGATTTTCGACGGCTCAAAAGGTAACACATGTCTCTGGAAGAGGTGTTGGTATGGACGTGGTAAAAAAGAATATTGAGTCTATCCATGGTGAAGTTATCGTTAAATCGGAAGCAGGTAAAGGCACCAAGTTTACTATAAAGGTGCCTTTGACGCTGTCAATTATAGATGGACTTTTAATCAAGGCGGATCATTTATCCTTTGTAATACCCATCGTGGATATAGATAAGTGCTATGAAATTAAGTCAGAATCCTTGCTCGATAATTTTGATAATTTATTAATGCTTGATGGTGAGGCAATTCCATTCGTAGGTTTACGGTCAGAGCTTGCGCTAAACACCATGCAAATTCCCGATTGTAGCAATATTATCACAGTCAAATGTAGAAATAAAAAGGTAGCAATAATTGCTGATTCGATAATAGACAAGGTACAAGCCGTTATCAAGCCCATAAGTAGCTATTATAAGGAGCAAGAATTTGTGGCTGGTGCTACAATATTGGGAGATGGAGTGGTAGCTCTGGTTTTAGATGTCAATAAGCTCGTAGCACAAAAGACGAAAAACAAATAG
- a CDS encoding chemotaxis protein CheW yields MKKSYLTFKLSDKTFALEIENVIEIIEVPQITIIPKAPEHMRGVVNLRGQVLPLIDTSIKFGLPAIKMDINTCIIVMDIPSLDKTVRFGAMVNQVLDVLEKGEEHVHESPSLEANYNLEFVKGIIKSDEDFIVVLDIHKTFSTDEVRLLKNVGD; encoded by the coding sequence ATGAAAAAATCGTATTTAACCTTTAAACTTTCGGATAAGACATTTGCTCTAGAAATTGAGAATGTTATTGAAATTATAGAAGTTCCTCAGATTACTATTATCCCCAAGGCTCCGGAGCACATGAGAGGTGTGGTCAATCTTAGAGGGCAGGTCCTACCACTTATCGATACGTCAATAAAATTTGGATTGCCAGCCATCAAAATGGATATCAATACCTGTATTATAGTAATGGACATCCCATCATTAGATAAAACTGTGCGATTTGGGGCCATGGTGAACCAGGTATTAGATGTCTTGGAAAAGGGAGAGGAACATGTTCATGAATCACCTTCCCTGGAAGCAAATTATAATCTCGAATTTGTAAAAGGTATTATCAAAAGTGATGAGGATTTTATTGTTGTCCTTGATATACATAAAACCTTTTCTACTGATGAGGTGCGTTTATTAAAAAACGTGGGAGATTAA